CGCTGCCGGAGGTCACGTCCCCGAGCGCCGGAACCCGTTTTGAGCAGGAAGCTCTGTTCTCCATGAGCCGGACAGTAAAGGATTGTTGTGCTTGCGTGACGGCGGGCGGCTTGCCTTTTTGACACCGCCGGCAACGCCTGCCTGACGGGCTTCCTCACCGACGTGATCCTCTTCTCGGTCCAGTCCACGGCCTGGAGCGTCCTCCCGCCGGAACGGCGGATGGGGCTGGCAGTGTGGTTCTCCGGGGCGGCGGACATCTGCAGCCGGGCCAGCTGCGACGACGAGACGCGGGCGCTCAAGGAGCTTGAGTCAAAGGGCGTCCGCATCTTTCCCTTCGACGCGGCGAAAGTGAGGGCCAAGGCCCCGGCGCCCAAGGGCGGTCCCGGCTGGACGGCCGGGAGGGTGGGACGAGCTTCGGGCCTTGAAATGATAAGAGAAGTTTTTTCCATGCGGCGATTGGCATGGGCCTTCTTGTTCCTCGCGACAATGGTTTTGGCCTCCCCAGCTTTTGCCGAGCCTGTCATGGAGCTCCTATACCCTCCCAAACTTGAAGAGTACGCCCAGTGCGCGCGGCTTCTGGCGTCGGCCGGGGATGCGCCCGTCCGACTGCAGCAGAAGGTTTTGAAGCTTCATGCAATTCTGCCCGCCGTCGAGGCCGTCCGACTCGCGAAGGAGCAGCCGTCCATCGTGCTCGCTCCGGTGGGTTATCTTTCTTCGAACGGAACGCCCGGTCTGGCCGCGATCATCAGACCCTTCGTGTTCCGCGACCTAGCCCACTTCCAGGCTTTTTCGAGGAGCCCCCTCTTCGAGGAGGAAGCGGGCAGGGCCGAGGACCTCCGCCCCCTGGCCGTCGCCTACGCGGGAACGGCGTACCTCGCTGCAAGAAAACCGGTCCGGGAGCCGGGAGACCTCGACGGCCTGAGGGTGAACTCAATCATGGACCTCAAGCTTTGGAGAGCAAGGGGCGAGCGGCTTAGGGCGTTTCCGTATGTGTATAACGACAACTTACTGTCCGCCCTGAAGCACGGGGTCATCAACGCGGCGGTCTTCACGCCCATCGAGGCGCTCCGGTTTGGCCTTTCGGAGGTCGCGTCCCATTACAACCTGATCGACGTCCAGCGCTATTTCATGGCCCTGGCCGTCAGCGTCTCCGCCTGGCGGGAAATGGGGCATCCCCAGCGTCAGGCACTTTCGGCGTGGGCGAAGCGGATGGCGGATCGCTGTAGCGCCCGGAACTTCGACGCCGAGACGCGGGCCATCGAGGCCCTGAAGAAGCAGGGCGTGACCATCGTCGAGCCGAACCACCAAGCCTTCGAGGCTGAGCGGCCGGACGCGGCGGAAGACGCGCCTTCCGAAGAAGCCAGGGTCTTCCTCCGCAAAATCCAGGCGATCCGGTAATCCGTATGGAGGGAAAATGAAGCGCAATGGTTCGGCGGGGATCGCGGCTCTCCTGTGCGGGATGCTCCTCGGGGCGTGGCCGGCTCCCTCCCGGGCCCAGGCCCAGGCCACCCTGCGGCTCAGCTTCCCCGAGGTGGCGGAGGCAGTCCAGTGCGCCCGGATTCTGGCCGCCGCCAAAGACGGCCCTTACCGGATTGAACCTGAAGGAGAAGGTGTCCCGGAGTTGACGCTCAAGCTCAATTTTCCGGAGTTGACGCTCATTTTTTTGGGTTTTTTCAACTATCGGAGCAGTGAGGACGTTCTGCAGGCGATCCAGCTGCCTTTCGTGTTCCGCGACCTCGGCCACTTTCAGGCTTTCGCGCGCAGCGCCCTCTTGGAGGCGGAGGCGGAAAAAGCTGAGGGAATTCGCCCGCTCGCCCTCATATACGCTGGAACTTCATACATGATGGGAAAACGGCCGTTGACCAGTGCGGACGATTTGAAAAGGGCGTCCAAGGCCTTTTTCCATCCCGCGTTCGATGGACGGCCGGAAAACACTGAAAGGTACTCCCGCTTCGTGTCCCGCGTGAAGTCGGAGATTGAAGACGCCGCGTCGGTCACGCCGATCCAGGCCGTGCGGGCGGGCCTCGCAGAGGTCGTGCCCTATCTCACGCGGGTGGACATCCAGCGGTATTTCATGGCGCTGGCAGTGAATGCCGACATGTGGAGTGGTATGAGTCCAGACCGGCGTCAAGCCCTGTCCGCCTGGGCGAAGCGGATGGCGGATCGCTGCAGCGCCCGGAACTTCGACGCCGAGACGCGGGCCATCGAGGTCCTGAAGAAGCAGGGGGTCCGGATTGTGGAGCCCGATGAATCCTTCCGGAGTTTCTGGCCCCATTGGCCTGATCCCTCGAATGGAATCTCTTCCGAGGAAGCCAAGGCCTTCATCCGGAAGATTCAGGCGATTCCATAAGAAGCGGGACGGATCAAGTCCAGTCAAGTCAGTCAAGCTGGGGTCAGGTCTAGCATTGTACTATCACGTCTTTGTGTTATAGGATGGGGCCTCTATGGCTCGGCCCTTGCGGATTGAATATCCCGGCGCTCTGTATCACGTCACCTCTCGTGGCGACCGCCAGGAGCCGATCTTCGAGGACGATGGGGATCGCAAGGCCTTTTTGGATCTGTTGGGCGAAGTGATCTTTCGGTATCGCTGGCGCTGCTATGCGTACTGCTTGATGGGCAATCACTATCATCTGATGATCGAAACTCCGGAGGGGAATCTCAGCAGGGGGATGCGGCAATTAAACGG
The sequence above is a segment of the Candidatus Zixiibacteriota bacterium genome. Coding sequences within it:
- the dctP gene encoding TRAP transporter substrate-binding protein DctP, translated to MILFSVQSTAWSVLPPERRMGLAVWFSGAADICSRASCDDETRALKELESKGVRIFPFDAAKVRAKAPAPKGGPGWTAGRVGRASGLEMIREVFSMRRLAWAFLFLATMVLASPAFAEPVMELLYPPKLEEYAQCARLLASAGDAPVRLQQKVLKLHAILPAVEAVRLAKEQPSIVLAPVGYLSSNGTPGLAAIIRPFVFRDLAHFQAFSRSPLFEEEAGRAEDLRPLAVAYAGTAYLAARKPVREPGDLDGLRVNSIMDLKLWRARGERLRAFPYVYNDNLLSALKHGVINAAVFTPIEALRFGLSEVASHYNLIDVQRYFMALAVSVSAWREMGHPQRQALSAWAKRMADRCSARNFDAETRAIEALKKQGVTIVEPNHQAFEAERPDAAEDAPSEEARVFLRKIQAIR
- the dctP gene encoding TRAP transporter substrate-binding protein DctP → MLLGAWPAPSRAQAQATLRLSFPEVAEAVQCARILAAAKDGPYRIEPEGEGVPELTLKLNFPELTLIFLGFFNYRSSEDVLQAIQLPFVFRDLGHFQAFARSALLEAEAEKAEGIRPLALIYAGTSYMMGKRPLTSADDLKRASKAFFHPAFDGRPENTERYSRFVSRVKSEIEDAASVTPIQAVRAGLAEVVPYLTRVDIQRYFMALAVNADMWSGMSPDRRQALSAWAKRMADRCSARNFDAETRAIEVLKKQGVRIVEPDESFRSFWPHWPDPSNGISSEEAKAFIRKIQAIP
- a CDS encoding transposase produces the protein MARPLRIEYPGALYHVTSRGDRQEPIFEDDGDRKAFLDLLGEVIFRYRWRCYAYCLMGNHYHLMIETPEGNLSRGMRQLNG